Proteins from a genomic interval of Salinarchaeum sp. Harcht-Bsk1:
- a CDS encoding FAD-binding protein, producing the protein MTVHEHDVIVVGAGGAGLRAAIAAHEEGADVAMVSKLHPVRSHTGAAEGGINAALREGDDWELHAYDTMKGSDYLGDAPAVETLAQDAPQEVIDLEHWGMPFSREEDGTVSQRPFGGLSFARTTYAGAETGHHMLHTMYEQVVKRGIPVYDEWYVTRLAVTDEPDPADRTCTGVVGYEIRTGEVAGFRARNGVVLATGGPGQAFDHTTNAVSCTGDGQAMAYRAGVPLEDMEFVQFHPTTLPSTGVLISEGVRGEGGILYNSEGERFMFEYGYANNEGELASRDVVSRAELTEVNEGRGVEDEYVYLDMRHLGEERISDRLENIVHLAEDFEGVNAYEEPMPVKPGQHYEMGGIETNENGATVVDGLYAAGECACASVHGANRLGGNALPELLVFGARAGRHAANPERADAKLETGRTDEAEPEEDLGAPVEPGAVDAPSEDVSADGGAVESEDVLVDAIHQERERIDGLLERDDGVNHAEIRAEVQQTMTENVNVFREKESIKQALRDIRDARKRYQDVAVSDPSRTYNTDLIHTIETRNIIDAAETIALGALARDEFRGAHWRAEHQERKDDEWLKHTLVSWDDGRPDLWYKPVDLQGQNKVYEPKERSY; encoded by the coding sequence ATGACAGTACACGAACACGACGTGATCGTGGTCGGGGCCGGTGGCGCCGGTCTCCGCGCCGCGATCGCCGCACACGAGGAGGGCGCCGACGTCGCGATGGTCTCGAAGCTCCACCCGGTCCGGAGCCACACAGGCGCGGCGGAGGGTGGAATCAACGCCGCGTTGCGAGAGGGCGACGACTGGGAACTCCACGCCTACGACACGATGAAGGGGTCGGACTACCTCGGGGACGCCCCCGCGGTCGAGACCCTCGCCCAGGACGCCCCACAGGAAGTCATCGACCTCGAACACTGGGGCATGCCCTTCTCCCGCGAGGAGGACGGCACCGTCTCCCAGCGACCCTTCGGCGGCCTGAGTTTCGCTCGCACCACCTACGCCGGCGCGGAGACCGGCCACCACATGCTCCACACGATGTACGAGCAGGTGGTCAAGCGAGGCATCCCGGTCTACGACGAGTGGTACGTGACCCGCCTCGCCGTCACCGACGAACCGGACCCCGCGGATCGGACCTGCACCGGCGTCGTCGGCTACGAGATTCGGACCGGCGAGGTCGCTGGCTTCCGCGCCCGGAACGGCGTCGTCCTCGCGACGGGCGGCCCCGGCCAGGCGTTCGACCACACCACCAACGCCGTCTCCTGCACCGGCGACGGGCAGGCGATGGCCTACCGAGCAGGCGTCCCGCTCGAAGACATGGAGTTCGTCCAGTTCCACCCGACGACGCTGCCCTCGACGGGCGTGCTGATCTCCGAGGGCGTCCGCGGTGAAGGGGGCATCCTCTACAACAGCGAGGGCGAGCGCTTCATGTTCGAGTACGGCTACGCGAACAACGAGGGCGAACTCGCCTCCCGCGACGTGGTCTCCCGCGCCGAACTCACCGAGGTCAACGAGGGCCGCGGCGTGGAGGACGAGTACGTCTACCTCGACATGCGCCACCTCGGCGAGGAGCGCATCTCCGACCGCCTCGAGAACATCGTCCACCTCGCGGAAGACTTCGAGGGCGTGAACGCCTACGAGGAGCCGATGCCGGTCAAGCCCGGCCAGCACTACGAGATGGGCGGCATCGAGACCAACGAGAACGGCGCGACCGTCGTCGACGGTCTCTACGCGGCGGGCGAGTGCGCCTGCGCCTCCGTCCACGGCGCCAACCGCCTCGGCGGAAACGCGCTGCCGGAACTGCTCGTCTTCGGCGCTCGCGCTGGCCGCCACGCGGCGAACCCCGAGCGGGCCGACGCCAAACTCGAGACCGGTCGCACCGACGAGGCCGAGCCAGAGGAGGACCTCGGCGCGCCCGTCGAGCCCGGTGCCGTCGACGCGCCGAGCGAGGACGTCTCCGCCGACGGCGGCGCCGTCGAGTCCGAGGACGTGCTGGTCGACGCCATCCACCAGGAGCGCGAGCGGATCGACGGCCTCCTCGAACGCGACGACGGCGTCAACCACGCCGAGATCCGCGCCGAGGTGCAGCAGACGATGACCGAGAACGTCAACGTGTTCCGCGAGAAGGAGAGCATCAAGCAGGCCCTGCGGGACATCCGCGACGCGCGCAAGCGCTACCAGGACGTGGCGGTCTCGGATCCGAGCCGCACCTACAACACCGACCTCATCCACACGATCGAGACGCGCAACATCATCGACGCCGCGGAGACGATCGCGCTGGGTGCGCTCGCCCGCGACGAGTTCCGGGGCGCCCACTGGCGCGCCGAGCACCAGGAGCGCAAGGACGACGAGTGGCTCAAGC
- a CDS encoding succinate dehydrogenase/fumarate reductase iron-sulfur subunit — protein MSTEQEEAADGAADAQQTEIESVQSPGDRRRAEKHARMQVTEEERAATEAAAEETTHLKVFRFDPEVPEKEEPRFDDFHVPYVQGMTALDALIYARDEFDSSLTFRHSCRQAVCGSDALFINGSQRLACKTQLSALDEPVRIEPLPHQDVVKDLVVDMEHFYDQMEAVEPYMQSEEFPEGELEEQRQSPENREKIKMATRCIWCGACMSSCNIAAGDNEYLGPAAINKAYRFAMDEREEEEIKEHRLRIMEQEHGVWRCQTQFSCTEVCPKDIPLTEHIQELKREAVKSNLKFW, from the coding sequence ATGAGCACTGAACAGGAAGAGGCGGCCGACGGCGCGGCAGACGCACAGCAGACCGAGATCGAATCGGTCCAATCGCCCGGCGACCGCCGGCGCGCGGAGAAGCACGCGCGGATGCAGGTGACCGAGGAGGAACGTGCGGCGACGGAGGCCGCGGCCGAGGAGACGACGCACCTCAAGGTCTTCCGGTTCGACCCGGAGGTCCCCGAGAAGGAAGAGCCGCGCTTCGACGACTTCCACGTTCCCTACGTCCAGGGGATGACCGCGCTCGACGCGCTCATCTACGCCCGCGACGAGTTCGACTCCTCGCTCACTTTCCGGCACTCCTGCCGGCAGGCTGTCTGTGGCTCCGACGCCCTCTTCATCAACGGTTCACAGCGACTGGCCTGCAAGACGCAGCTCTCCGCGCTCGACGAACCGGTCCGGATCGAGCCCCTGCCACACCAGGACGTCGTCAAGGACCTCGTGGTGGACATGGAGCACTTCTACGACCAGATGGAGGCCGTCGAGCCCTACATGCAAAGCGAGGAGTTCCCGGAGGGCGAACTGGAGGAGCAGCGACAGTCCCCCGAGAACCGCGAGAAGATCAAGATGGCCACCCGCTGCATCTGGTGTGGCGCCTGTATGTCTTCCTGTAACATTGCCGCCGGGGACAACGAGTATCTCGGCCCTGCGGCGATCAACAAGGCCTACCGCTTCGCGATGGACGAACGCGAAGAGGAGGAGATCAAGGAGCACCGCTTGCGGATCATGGAGCAGGAACATGGCGTCTGGCGCTGCCAGACCCAGTTCTCCTGCACCGAGGTCTGCCCGAAGGACATCCCGCTGACCGAGCACATTCAGGAGCTCAAGCGGGAGGCAGTGAAGTCGAACCTGAAGTTCTGGTGA
- a CDS encoding succinate dehydrogenase hydrophobic membrane anchor subunit, translated as MAERYSSFEPNGTSWLLQRITAALLVVLLAFHFFQLHFLNHAYEVTFAGTRARMEDPAYFATMVLFLVTAAFHGVNGIYNALVNQGIQGARKRVAKYGLILAGLVLVGQGIRVAMAMAGVTFA; from the coding sequence ATGGCGGAGCGCTACTCGTCGTTCGAACCGAACGGCACGTCGTGGCTGCTCCAGCGCATCACCGCTGCGCTACTGGTCGTGCTGCTGGCGTTCCACTTCTTCCAGTTGCACTTCCTCAACCACGCCTACGAGGTGACGTTCGCGGGAACCCGGGCGCGGATGGAGGATCCGGCGTACTTCGCCACGATGGTCCTCTTCCTCGTCACCGCGGCGTTCCACGGCGTCAACGGGATCTACAACGCGCTGGTGAACCAGGGGATCCAGGGCGCGCGAAAACGGGTCGCGAAGTACGGCCTCATCCTGGCGGGCCTGGTGCTCGTCGGGCAGGGGATTCGCGTCGCGATGGCGATGGCGGGGGTGACCTTCGCATGA
- the sdhC gene encoding succinate dehydrogenase, cytochrome b556 subunit: protein MSQSYDRGLIEDFGRWREFSAGMWAWILHKFTGWILIGYLFTHIAVLSTAIQAAGGDPAAYTDTLQGLESVLVIRILEIGLLATAVFHILNGVRLLMVDLGIGLEAQDKSFYAALVVTGAVVVASVPTFLGGGVV, encoded by the coding sequence ATGAGCCAGTCGTACGATCGGGGGCTGATCGAGGACTTCGGGCGCTGGCGGGAGTTCTCCGCCGGCATGTGGGCCTGGATCCTCCACAAGTTCACCGGCTGGATCCTCATCGGCTACCTGTTCACACACATCGCCGTGTTGTCCACGGCGATTCAGGCGGCCGGGGGCGATCCGGCAGCATACACGGACACGCTCCAGGGCCTCGAATCGGTCCTGGTGATCCGCATCCTCGAGATCGGCCTGCTGGCGACCGCCGTCTTCCACATTCTCAACGGCGTTCGCCTGCTGATGGTCGATCTCGGGATCGGACTCGAGGCACAGGACAAGAGCTTCTACGCGGCACTCGTGGTGACGGGCGCGGTCGTCGTCGCCAGCGTGCCGACCTTCCTCGGAGGAGGTGTCGTCTGA
- a CDS encoding secondary thiamine-phosphate synthase enzyme YjbQ, translating to MQETIRVSTDDRLEAVPITDRVASWIPDDLDAGTCHVYARHTTTGVLLNENESRLRADVEELLVDLVPTDGYHHDELDGNADSHLRASLLGPDVTIPITDGDLALGTWQSILLVECDGPRERELVVTVTEAE from the coding sequence ATGCAAGAAACGATTCGCGTCTCCACGGACGACCGCCTGGAGGCGGTGCCGATCACCGACCGCGTCGCGTCGTGGATCCCCGACGACCTCGACGCGGGCACTTGCCACGTCTACGCCAGGCACACGACGACTGGCGTGCTGCTCAACGAGAACGAGTCGCGGCTTCGTGCGGACGTAGAGGAGCTGCTAGTGGACCTCGTTCCCACGGACGGGTACCATCACGACGAGCTGGACGGCAACGCCGACAGCCACCTCCGCGCGTCCTTGCTCGGCCCAGACGTGACGATCCCGATCACCGACGGCGACCTCGCCCTGGGTACCTGGCAGTCGATCCTGCTAGTGGAGTGCGACGGCCCGCGAGAGCGCGAACTCGTCGTCACCGTGACGGAAGCGGAGTAG
- a CDS encoding class I adenylate-forming enzyme family protein, which yields MRTPQGSDPVAERARVSADETALVRAADGSSWTYGHLDEAVERTAGKLATLDVERGDHVGLLAETGVPAVRTIYGALRLGAVPVPLNTRLTADELGPQLDTADVEVLVCERGTGALGVAAAKEAPREPPTTIATLDGDDTDADEAVRLGAQSADGFETTVPDPDDVRLLLFTSGTTGRPKAVELTAENLRSSAVASALRLGIDPDDHWFDPLAVYHMGGFAPIYRSICYGTTAILQREFDAAATLAAIDRTDSTCLSVVPTMLQRMLDAADEADGASANGTGAGSANGAGTGPAADPLADLRFVLSGGAATPPALVERCADLDVALCPTYGITETCSQVATALPAEARDHEGTVGRPLYPTTVTILGDDGVDEGPGEPLPAGESGEIVVDGPTVSPGYYGDETATAESRSDLGYHTGDLGRRDDAGRLWVLGRADDAISTGGELVHPAEVVEALEAHPTIDAAAVVGLDDPEWGERVAALLVPTDAEVSPGDLRDTGADRLAGYKRPKTVALADELPRTASGTVDRDAVRERLRADGIEF from the coding sequence ATGCGAACCCCGCAAGGGAGCGATCCCGTCGCCGAGCGAGCACGGGTGAGCGCCGACGAAACCGCGCTCGTCCGCGCCGCCGACGGCAGCAGCTGGACCTACGGCCACCTCGACGAGGCCGTCGAGCGGACCGCCGGCAAGCTCGCCACACTCGACGTCGAGCGGGGCGATCACGTCGGCCTGCTCGCAGAGACTGGCGTTCCCGCCGTCCGCACGATCTACGGCGCGCTCCGACTCGGGGCGGTGCCGGTGCCACTCAACACCCGTCTCACCGCGGACGAACTCGGTCCGCAACTCGACACGGCGGACGTCGAGGTCCTCGTCTGCGAGCGGGGGACGGGGGCCCTGGGCGTCGCGGCCGCGAAGGAGGCGCCTCGCGAGCCCCCGACGACGATCGCGACGCTCGACGGCGACGATACTGACGCCGACGAGGCGGTTCGCCTCGGTGCGCAGTCCGCCGACGGATTCGAGACGACGGTGCCCGATCCAGACGACGTCCGGCTCCTGCTCTTCACCTCGGGCACGACCGGGCGTCCAAAGGCCGTCGAACTCACCGCCGAGAACCTCCGTTCCAGTGCCGTCGCCTCGGCCCTTCGGCTCGGAATCGACCCGGACGATCACTGGTTCGACCCGCTCGCCGTCTACCACATGGGCGGGTTCGCGCCGATCTACCGCTCGATCTGCTACGGCACGACGGCGATCCTCCAGCGCGAGTTCGACGCGGCGGCCACCCTCGCCGCCATCGACCGCACCGACTCGACCTGCCTCTCCGTCGTCCCGACGATGCTCCAGCGGATGCTCGACGCCGCGGACGAGGCGGATGGAGCATCTGCGAACGGCACCGGGGCAGGATCCGCGAACGGCGCCGGTACTGGTCCGGCCGCCGACCCGCTCGCCGACCTCCGGTTCGTCCTCTCCGGCGGCGCGGCGACGCCGCCCGCGCTCGTCGAGCGGTGTGCCGACCTCGACGTCGCGCTGTGCCCGACCTACGGCATCACCGAGACCTGCTCGCAGGTCGCGACCGCGTTGCCGGCGGAAGCGCGCGACCACGAGGGGACCGTCGGCCGACCGCTGTACCCGACGACCGTCACGATTCTCGGCGACGACGGTGTCGATGAGGGCCCTGGCGAACCGCTGCCTGCAGGAGAATCCGGCGAGATCGTCGTCGACGGTCCGACCGTCTCGCCGGGATACTACGGCGACGAGACGGCCACCGCCGAGAGCCGCTCCGACCTCGGCTACCACACCGGCGACCTCGGCCGCCGGGACGACGCCGGGCGACTCTGGGTGCTCGGCCGCGCGGACGACGCGATATCCACCGGCGGGGAACTCGTCCACCCCGCCGAGGTCGTCGAGGCGCTCGAAGCCCACCCCACGATCGACGCGGCGGCCGTCGTCGGCCTCGACGACCCGGAGTGGGGCGAGCGCGTCGCCGCGCTTTTGGTCCCGACCGACGCCGAGGTGTCTCCAGGGGACCTCCGCGACACCGGCGCGGATCGGCTCGCAGGGTACAAACGCCCGAAGACGGTCGCGCTGGCCGACGAACTCCCGCGAACGGCGTCCGGAACCGTCGACCGGGACGCCGTCCGGGAGCGGCTGCGGGCGGACGGGATCGAATTCTGA